In Deltaproteobacteria bacterium PRO3, the following proteins share a genomic window:
- the obgE gene encoding GTPase ObgE, protein MKFIDEVHITVRGGGGGDGCVSFRREKYVPRGGPDGGNGGDGGAVVFQADPGLLTLLDFRYRKIFEGERGGHGLGANRYGRTGRDEVVRVPVGTVVKDPESGEVLADLIEPGQRYLAAKGGRGGRGNLSYVSSVNRAPRQSTPGKAGEERELTLELKLLADVGLIGRPNAGKSTLISRISAAKPKIADYPFTTLTPQLGVVKAGLKSFTVADIPGLIEGAHEGAGMGVKFLRHIERTRVFLHLIDLSDPEYPDPWKSYQMIDKELLAYSPEFKKRLRWVVFTKIDLLSDPKVLQKAENAFAAKKLKTFALSAVTGQGVDKLLRALEKEIL, encoded by the coding sequence ATGAAGTTCATCGACGAGGTCCACATCACAGTGCGCGGCGGCGGGGGCGGGGATGGCTGCGTCTCCTTCCGGCGGGAGAAGTACGTCCCGCGCGGTGGGCCCGACGGCGGCAACGGCGGGGACGGGGGGGCGGTGGTTTTTCAGGCCGACCCGGGATTGTTGACCCTGCTGGACTTCCGCTACCGCAAGATCTTCGAAGGCGAGCGCGGCGGCCACGGCCTGGGCGCCAACCGCTACGGCCGCACCGGGCGCGACGAGGTGGTACGGGTCCCGGTCGGCACGGTCGTCAAGGACCCGGAGAGCGGCGAGGTCTTGGCGGATCTCATCGAGCCCGGCCAGCGCTACCTGGCCGCCAAGGGCGGCCGCGGCGGCCGGGGCAACCTCTCTTACGTCTCCTCGGTCAACCGCGCCCCCCGCCAGTCCACGCCGGGCAAGGCGGGTGAGGAGCGCGAGCTGACCCTCGAGCTCAAGCTGTTGGCCGACGTCGGTCTGATCGGCCGGCCCAACGCGGGAAAGTCGACCCTGATCTCGCGCATCTCGGCGGCCAAGCCGAAGATCGCCGACTATCCCTTCACGACCTTGACACCGCAGCTGGGCGTGGTGAAGGCGGGTCTAAAGAGCTTCACGGTCGCCGACATCCCCGGACTGATCGAGGGCGCCCATGAGGGCGCGGGCATGGGCGTCAAGTTCCTGCGCCACATCGAGCGGACCCGGGTCTTCCTGCACCTGATCGACTTGAGCGACCCGGAATATCCGGACCCTTGGAAGTCCTATCAAATGATCGACAAGGAGCTCCTGGCCTACTCTCCCGAGTTCAAGAAGCGCCTGCGCTGGGTGGTCTTCACAAAAATCGATTTGCTCTCCGATCCGAAGGTATTACAAAAGGCGGAGAATGCCTTCGCCGCGAAGAAATTGAAGACCTTCGCGCTCTCCGCGGTGACGGGGCAGGGCGTGGACAAGTTGCTCCGCGCCCTGGAGAAAGAGATTTTGTAG
- a CDS encoding 50S ribosomal protein L27, which translates to MAHKKAGGSSKNGRDSNGQRRGVKVYGGQNIPAGSILVRQCGTKIYPGKNVGQGKDFTLFAKVSGVVKYEEFGRDKKRVSVYPSA; encoded by the coding sequence GAAAGCAGGCGGCTCCAGCAAAAACGGACGCGACTCCAACGGGCAACGGCGCGGCGTGAAGGTCTACGGCGGCCAAAACATCCCCGCGGGCTCCATCCTCGTGCGGCAATGCGGCACCAAGATCTACCCCGGCAAGAACGTCGGCCAGGGCAAGGACTTCACCCTCTTCGCGAAGGTCAGCGGCGTGGTGAAGTACGAAGAGTTCGGCCGCGACAAGAAGCGGGTGAGCGTTTATCCGTCGGCTTGA
- a CDS encoding c-type cytochrome: protein MPATRFYQRPGFYFLLFGLFLAALLLSEGSPFRGEKASMAPRENPHAVGPPHEFPARFLLAAQDPKQAESIQLGAEIFYQTPKFAAKYVGNGLSCNSCHFQGGTQQGMLGLVGVALKYPEFDPRAGRAVTLQERLQSCFLRSLNGKAPSEGSAVLQNLFDYVSYLSTGVAKDQLLEWRALDWIPASEKIPIDKLNPATGRALFEQKCAACHGRSGGGDGWAPALWGDKTFNDGSGLARVYTLAGFLYRAMPLSSPTSLSLEQAQQVAAYLDALVRPAFPGKAQDYPGGDIPPDAVYYPQKYPKNPLAERLKGEGAASETD from the coding sequence GTGCCGGCAACGCGCTTCTATCAAAGGCCGGGTTTTTATTTCCTGCTCTTCGGCTTGTTCCTCGCGGCGCTGCTGCTCTCGGAAGGCTCGCCCTTCCGTGGGGAAAAGGCCTCGATGGCGCCGAGAGAGAACCCCCACGCGGTCGGGCCGCCGCATGAATTCCCGGCACGTTTTCTCTTGGCCGCGCAGGATCCCAAGCAGGCCGAATCCATCCAGCTGGGCGCGGAGATTTTCTATCAAACGCCGAAGTTCGCCGCGAAATACGTCGGCAACGGACTTTCCTGCAACAGCTGCCACTTCCAGGGCGGCACCCAGCAGGGCATGCTGGGCCTGGTCGGCGTCGCGCTGAAATATCCCGAGTTCGACCCTCGGGCTGGACGGGCCGTTACCCTGCAGGAGCGGCTCCAGAGCTGCTTTTTGCGCAGCCTGAACGGCAAGGCCCCGTCGGAAGGAAGCGCCGTCCTCCAAAACCTCTTCGACTACGTGAGCTATCTCTCGACCGGCGTCGCTAAGGACCAGCTCTTGGAGTGGCGCGCCTTGGATTGGATCCCCGCCTCCGAAAAGATCCCCATCGACAAGCTCAACCCGGCGACCGGCCGCGCGCTCTTCGAACAAAAGTGCGCCGCCTGCCACGGTCGGAGCGGCGGCGGCGACGGCTGGGCCCCGGCCCTCTGGGGAGACAAGACCTTCAACGACGGCTCGGGCTTGGCGCGGGTCTACACCTTGGCGGGCTTTCTCTACCGGGCAATGCCGCTCTCTTCGCCGACGAGCCTGAGCCTCGAGCAGGCCCAGCAGGTCGCCGCATATCTCGATGCGCTTGTCCGCCCGGCCTTTCCGGGCAAGGCCCAAGACTATCCCGGCGGGGATATCCCGCCGGACGCCGTGTATTACCCGCAAAAATACCCGAAAAATCCCCTCGCCGAGCGTCTGAAGGGCGAGGGGGCCGCATCCGAGACAGACTGA
- the proB gene encoding glutamate 5-kinase, translating into MRSALKNKKRIVLKIGSSILTDAEGRLDPKVFQRLASEVAELRAAGKKVILVSSGAIAAGMKRLGFTKKPHLIPQKQAMAAAGQTALMHEYEKAFAKHEINVAQILLTRDDLANRRRFLNARHAIAELLRLDVIPIINENDTVAVHEIKIGDNDNLSALVTNVAEADLLVILTDIDAVYDADPKIKKDAKRLGVVESIDKGLWKGASDTLRAGSTGGMRTKLEAAEKAADYGVTTIIANGREPKIVERLLAAEDLGTVILPKGGTDRLTAKKHWMAYTLRPAGSLLVDAGAKEALMGKGKSLLPSGVRGVEGDFSQGDPIDVKVEGEEPFARGLSSYSAKELGLIKGCKTSEIEKLLGYKYFDEVIHRDDLVLLGDKPQ; encoded by the coding sequence ATGCGGTCCGCCTTAAAGAACAAAAAGCGCATCGTCCTGAAGATCGGCTCCTCGATCCTGACCGACGCCGAGGGCCGCCTCGACCCCAAGGTTTTCCAGCGCCTCGCTTCCGAGGTCGCCGAGCTGCGCGCGGCGGGCAAGAAGGTGATCCTGGTCAGCTCCGGCGCCATCGCCGCGGGCATGAAGCGCCTGGGCTTTACGAAGAAGCCGCACCTGATCCCGCAAAAACAGGCGATGGCCGCCGCCGGCCAGACCGCCCTGATGCACGAGTACGAGAAGGCCTTCGCCAAGCACGAGATCAACGTCGCCCAGATCCTGCTCACCCGCGACGACCTGGCCAATCGTCGCCGCTTCCTCAACGCGCGCCACGCCATCGCCGAGCTGCTGCGCCTCGACGTGATTCCCATCATCAACGAGAACGACACCGTGGCGGTGCATGAGATCAAGATCGGCGACAACGACAACCTCTCCGCCCTCGTCACCAACGTGGCCGAGGCCGACCTGCTCGTCATCCTGACCGACATCGACGCGGTCTACGATGCGGATCCCAAGATCAAGAAAGACGCCAAACGCTTGGGCGTCGTCGAGAGCATCGACAAGGGCCTGTGGAAGGGCGCCTCCGACACGCTGCGCGCCGGCTCCACCGGCGGGATGCGCACCAAGCTCGAGGCCGCCGAGAAGGCCGCCGACTACGGCGTGACGACGATCATCGCCAACGGCCGCGAGCCCAAGATCGTCGAGCGCCTGCTCGCCGCCGAGGATTTGGGCACGGTGATCCTCCCGAAGGGAGGCACCGACCGACTCACCGCGAAGAAGCACTGGATGGCCTATACGCTTAGGCCCGCCGGCTCTCTGCTGGTCGACGCGGGGGCCAAGGAGGCCCTGATGGGGAAGGGCAAGAGCCTGCTGCCCTCCGGCGTCCGAGGCGTGGAGGGCGATTTCTCCCAGGGCGATCCCATCGACGTGAAGGTGGAAGGGGAAGAGCCCTTCGCCCGGGGCCTAAGCAGCTACAGCGCGAAGGAGCTCGGCCTCATCAAGGGATGCAAGACGAGCGAGATCGAGAAGCTTCTGGGCTACAAGTATTTCGACGAGGTGATCCATCGCGACGACCTGGTTTTGCTGGGCGATAAACCCCAATGA
- a CDS encoding tetratricopeptide repeat protein, translated as MIAKISVLVLLCLAPAPARGQASETAIVKQAVQLQQDAPADTRIADFFEQMKANPLDPGVHVKLGDIYYERALYELAIQSYRHALELQPKLATAHLGLSQVFRKKKIPALELAEMEAAVADAPEDPALRLKLGTLYMEPAHFDYKRAKRQFEALKKMQSPLALELGAKMGLD; from the coding sequence ATGATCGCGAAAATTTCCGTCTTGGTCCTATTGTGCCTCGCCCCCGCCCCGGCCCGGGGCCAGGCGAGCGAGACCGCCATCGTCAAGCAGGCCGTGCAGCTCCAGCAGGACGCCCCGGCCGACACGCGCATCGCCGATTTCTTCGAGCAGATGAAGGCCAATCCCCTCGACCCCGGCGTGCACGTCAAGCTGGGCGATATCTATTACGAGCGGGCCCTCTACGAGCTGGCGATCCAGTCCTACCGCCACGCCCTCGAATTGCAGCCTAAGCTCGCGACGGCCCACCTCGGCCTAAGCCAGGTCTTTCGCAAAAAGAAAATCCCCGCCCTCGAGCTCGCCGAGATGGAGGCCGCGGTGGCCGACGCCCCCGAAGACCCCGCCCTGCGCCTGAAGCTGGGCACCCTCTATATGGAGCCGGCGCACTTCGACTACAAGAGGGCCAAGAGGCAATTCGAGGCTTTGAAGAAAATGCAGTCCCCCCTGGCCCTCGAGTTGGGCGCCAAGATGGGATTGGACTAA